The following proteins are co-located in the Actinomycetota bacterium genome:
- a CDS encoding tail fiber protein: MADPFVAEIRIFPFNFPPKGWAFCNGQLMPISQNTALFSLLGTTYGGDGKSNFALPDLEGRAPMHPGQGAGLSLHDLGETGGSETVTLLESEIPAHSHTVNASNGPANLQSPAADRVLGRANNNVYHTPDTLVGLDNHALTPAGGDLPHNNLQPYLTLNFNIALQGVFPPRT, encoded by the coding sequence ATGGCCGATCCATTCGTTGCCGAGATCAGGATCTTCCCGTTCAACTTCCCGCCCAAAGGGTGGGCGTTCTGCAACGGGCAGCTGATGCCCATCTCGCAAAACACCGCACTGTTCTCCCTGCTGGGTACGACCTACGGGGGCGACGGCAAGTCAAACTTTGCGCTGCCCGATCTTGAGGGCCGGGCGCCCATGCACCCGGGCCAGGGGGCCGGGCTGTCGCTCCACGACCTCGGCGAAACCGGCGGCTCCGAGACGGTGACCCTGCTCGAGAGCGAGATCCCGGCTCACTCCCACACTGTGAATGCCAGCAACGGACCTGCGAACCTGCAGTCTCCGGCAGCCGACCGCGTGCTGGGCCGTGCGAACAACAACGTCTACCACACCCCGGACACCCTGGTTGGGCTGGACAACCACGCACTCACGCCGGCCGGCGGCGATCTGCCGCACAACAACCTGCAGCCCTACCTGACGCTCAACTTCAACATCGCACTACAGGGCGTCTTCCCGCCACGAACCTGA
- a CDS encoding tail fiber protein, with product MAEPFLAEIRIMSFEFAPKGWAMCNGQLLPINQNQALFSLLGTTYGGDGRTTFALPDLQGRVPIHTGSGHTLGERGGEQAHTLSIAELPTHTHTMNGSPTNADLVSPADNLVAQSSQLYGPPAQLTTLDPSCNGNQGGSQAHLNMQPFLGLNFCIALQGIFPSQN from the coding sequence TTGGCCGAGCCGTTTCTCGCTGAGATCCGGATCATGAGCTTCGAATTCGCCCCGAAAGGGTGGGCGATGTGCAACGGACAGCTACTTCCCATCAACCAGAACCAGGCCTTGTTCTCGCTGCTCGGGACTACCTACGGCGGCGACGGCCGGACCACCTTTGCCTTGCCGGACCTCCAGGGAAGGGTCCCGATACACACCGGATCGGGCCACACACTCGGAGAAAGGGGCGGCGAGCAGGCCCACACCCTGTCGATCGCCGAGCTCCCCACGCACACCCACACGATGAACGGCTCCCCCACGAACGCCGACCTCGTCTCTCCCGCCGACAACCTGGTTGCGCAGTCCAGCCAGCTTTACGGGCCCCCGGCGCAGCTGACCACCCTCGACCCATCGTGCAACGGGAACCAGGGCGGGTCGCAGGCGCATCTCAACATGCAACCGTTCTTGGGGCTGAATTTCTGCATTGCGCTCCAGGGCATCTTCCCGTCACAGAACTAA
- a CDS encoding tail fiber protein, with the protein MAQPYVGEIRMFAGNFAPAGWMFCEGQLLPISENETLFQLIGTTYGGDGQETFALPDLRGRLPLHRGGSFQLAEKGGAEEITLTTQQIPAHTHPLVATTAAGSAASPQGSVLGSSGSSNVYRQGPAGTALSNQAVAPVGGSQPHTNFQPYLCIDFIISLFGIFPNPT; encoded by the coding sequence ATGGCGCAGCCATATGTCGGCGAAATTCGTATGTTTGCCGGGAACTTCGCTCCGGCGGGGTGGATGTTCTGCGAGGGACAACTGCTCCCGATATCAGAGAACGAGACCCTCTTCCAGCTCATCGGCACGACCTACGGCGGGGACGGCCAGGAAACCTTCGCCCTTCCCGACCTGCGCGGGCGTCTGCCGCTTCACCGGGGAGGCAGCTTCCAGCTTGCGGAGAAGGGCGGAGCCGAGGAGATCACGCTGACGACGCAGCAAATCCCGGCTCACACCCACCCGCTGGTCGCCACGACGGCCGCAGGTAGTGCTGCCAGCCCGCAAGGCAGCGTGCTCGGCTCGAGCGGGTCGTCGAACGTCTACCGGCAGGGACCGGCCGGGACGGCGCTTTCGAACCAGGCCGTGGCGCCGGTCGGCGGCTCCCAACCGCACACCAACTTCCAGCCCTACCTGTGCATCGACTTCATCATCTCTTTGTTCGGGATCTTCCCGAACCCGACCTAG
- a CDS encoding GNAT family N-acetyltransferase — translation MDAALRPVQPGDEPFLLSVYAGTREEELSRVPWPAEQKAAFVAQQFAAQTAHYAQHYPSMGSHVVLVGGVPAGRLLVARWTSEIRIVDISLLPGFRGRGVGSRLLAGLQEEAAAAGRKLSIHVEKFNPALRLYERLGFLPVEDKELYLLMEWGVDEGAGAAR, via the coding sequence TTGGACGCGGCTCTGCGCCCGGTTCAGCCGGGCGACGAGCCATTCCTGCTGTCCGTCTATGCAGGAACCCGGGAGGAGGAGCTTTCCCGGGTTCCGTGGCCGGCCGAACAAAAGGCTGCGTTCGTCGCGCAGCAGTTCGCCGCCCAGACGGCGCACTACGCGCAGCACTATCCGTCGATGGGCTCCCACGTGGTTCTGGTCGGCGGCGTGCCGGCCGGGCGCCTTCTGGTCGCCCGCTGGACCTCCGAGATCCGGATCGTCGACATATCGCTCCTGCCCGGGTTCCGGGGCCGAGGGGTGGGTTCCCGCCTGCTCGCCGGACTCCAGGAGGAGGCGGCGGCGGCCGGTAGGAAGCTCAGCATTCACGTAGAGAAGTTCAACCCGGCGCTTCGCCTTTACGAGCGCCTTGGGTTCCTACCGGTGGAGGACAAAGAGCTGTACCTGCTGATGGAGTGGGGGGTGGACGAAGGGGCCGGAGCCGCTAGGTGA